The Streptomyces pratensis genomic interval GGCGAGCAGTTCTCTGTCGACCGCGACCAGGTCACCGTCCCCGCGCACGGCACCGCGACCGCGACCGTCACCACCCGCGCCACCCTGCTGCCGCACGGCCCCTGGTCCGCGGTCCTCACCGCCTCGCAGGGCGGCACGCCGGTCACCCGTACGATCCTCGGCGTCAACAGCCCCGTGCCCAGCCACCAGGTGACGCTCCACGCCGAGCAGCGTGACGGCACGCCGGCCACCGGCACGGCCCTGATGGTCAACCGCTGGACCGGCGACCGCTACCCGGTCCGCCTCACCGCGGGCACCGGAGCGGTCACCGTGCCCGAGGCCCAGTACTGGATCGGCATGACGATCAACAGCGGCACCGGCACGGAGCGCACCACCACCATGGCCGCCACCTCCGTCACCCCGGTCGAGGACACCACGGTCGACCTCGACGCCCGCACCGCCGTCCCGGTCGCCGTCGACGTCCACGACCCGGCCGCCCGTGCCACGGCCGTGCAGGCCGCGCTCGCGCTGCCCGCCGGCACCGGGACGTACACGCTGAGCGTGGTCACCACCGGCGAGCGTGCCGGACAGGCCCTGTACGCGACGCCGTTCGCCGAGGCGGACGCCAAGTACCGTACGTTCGCCGTGTTCGCGTCCAAGGACGCCTCCTCGCAGGCGCCCAGCCCGTTCTTCTACCACGTGGCACGGACCTGGAACGACGGTGTGCCGGCCCGCCCCGCCTTCTCGGTCCACCGCCGAGACCTGACCGACGTGCGCGTCCACCTCAACGCCCAGGGCGCCCCCGCCGCCGGCACCACCGGGGCCGCGCCGGACGACGACGCCCTGCTGCCGCTCTTCATCGACCAGCAGGTCCGGTTCCCCTCGACCGTGCGCGACTACCGCACCGCCGGTGAGTGGCTCGACCGGGCCACGATCGCCGGCCGTCAGTCGATCGTGACCTCGACGCAGTCCTTCGGCCCGCACGCCCTGCGCCGCCTGGACTTCGCGGCCGCGGTGGTCGGCCCGGCCCTCCCGGCCGCCCCCGCCTACCGGATCAACAACTCCCTCATCTGGGCCGGCACACCGTGGTTCGTCGACGGCGACGGCAGCCGCGGCGGATCCGACTGGGGCGCTTCGGGCACCCTCACCCTGGCCAAGGACGGCGAGAAGGTGAGTGCCTGGAACGCCGTCGGCAGCGGCAAGACCATTCCCGCACCGGCGGGCCCCGGTCACTACACGCTCGACGCGGACATCACCCGCGACCAGCCCTACGCCACCCTGTCCACCCGCGTGCAGTCCCGGTGGAGCTTCGACTCGGACACCGACGACGGCGCCGGAACCATCCTGCCGCTCATGGCCGTCCGCTTCACCCCGCACGGCCTCGACGGCTCCGGAGGGGCTCCTCGCTCCGCGACGACCCGTGTGGACGTGGCTGTCCAGCGCGCACCGGGCGCCGTCGAAGCCACGGTCGGTCCGGCCGAGCTGGAGGTCAGCTGGGACGACGGTGCCACCTGGCACCCGGTCAAGATCACCGCGGGCCGGCACGGAAAGCCTACGCACGCCGATCTGACCGCACCCCGGGGCGCCTCGTACGCGACCCTGCGGGCCACCGTCGCGGCGAGCGACGGCAGCGCGGTCAAGCAGACCGTCACCAGGGCCTTCCAGGTCAACAAGTCCCGACGGTAGGACGGACGGTGGGCCGGCCGGGCCTCCTCAGGAGCCCGGTCCGCCCGCCTCCCGCGGCCGTGGCGGGTGGGGCCGTGCCCCTCGCCCGGGGTGGCGAGGAGACGACATGACGTACTTCCGCCACGGCCCGTCCGGTTGGGCGGTGAAGGCCGTCCAGGCCAGCACTGACGCGGCAGATCGGCCTCATGAGGTGCCTGCGGACGGGTCCGGGAGCCCGGGACGGAGCCCCGGGCGTCCGCCAGACTGACGCCATGCCCGATCTTGGACCATCAGTGACGACCACCGAGGAGGCGGACCAGGTGTCCCCCCGGGAGACGCCTGCGCCCGCCGCGG includes:
- a CDS encoding S8 family peptidase, encoding MHLRNIVAAAGLVAATLIPVTAAQAAAPPGPVDARPPVPSTFTVPLPTGDTVTVERSGTAVRSATVTPAPGREDVSFTTSSVGPDDVSVIPADADALLAAGRLDPRLFQVKALLEAGYGTKGTTADGGVGMIVQHARGAGAAKQARTAVGSVARPGRAIPRLGLTSLDPHGRTDAATTWKRLTAGTGRTLAGGANKLWLDGRMHVALDKSVPQINAPQAWADGHTGKGVTVAVLDSGYDTDHPDLAGRVTVSSNFLGGATAEDDNGHGTHVASTIAGVDSTYRGVAPDASLAVGKVCDNTGSCPTSAVLAGIDWAVNTVHAKVVNMSLGGAADETDPAIAAINDLSASTGTLFVVAAGNDGEYGLGTVGAPAIANAALAVGAVNADEELAPFSSRGPRPSDNAVKPDITAPGVSIVAAKAGGGHTAKSGTSMATPHVAGSAALVAQAHPDWNGEQIKTALMNSAVPNAKRSAYQQGTGRVDVGRASRQTVLASPANLTTTAGWSDGAGKDTEQTVTFTNSGDSATTLDLALEKPLSPTAQPGNGEQFSVDRDQVTVPAHGTATATVTTRATLLPHGPWSAVLTASQGGTPVTRTILGVNSPVPSHQVTLHAEQRDGTPATGTALMVNRWTGDRYPVRLTAGTGAVTVPEAQYWIGMTINSGTGTERTTTMAATSVTPVEDTTVDLDARTAVPVAVDVHDPAARATAVQAALALPAGTGTYTLSVVTTGERAGQALYATPFAEADAKYRTFAVFASKDASSQAPSPFFYHVARTWNDGVPARPAFSVHRRDLTDVRVHLNAQGAPAAGTTGAAPDDDALLPLFIDQQVRFPSTVRDYRTAGEWLDRATIAGRQSIVTSTQSFGPHALRRLDFAAAVVGPALPAAPAYRINNSLIWAGTPWFVDGDGSRGGSDWGASGTLTLAKDGEKVSAWNAVGSGKTIPAPAGPGHYTLDADITRDQPYATLSTRVQSRWSFDSDTDDGAGTILPLMAVRFTPHGLDGSGGAPRSATTRVDVAVQRAPGAVEATVGPAELEVSWDDGATWHPVKITAGRHGKPTHADLTAPRGASYATLRATVAASDGSAVKQTVTRAFQVNKSRR